The following are from one region of the Leucobacter sp. Psy1 genome:
- the sdhA gene encoding succinate dehydrogenase flavoprotein subunit yields the protein MTTNTHEGEDITVKDGVTHHQFDVVIVGAGGAGMRAAIEAGPKAKTAVITKLYPTRSHTGAAQGGMAAALANVEDDNWEWHTFDTVKGGDYLVDQDAAEILAKEAIDAVIDLENMGLPFNRTPEGKIDQRRFGGHTRDHGKAPVRRACYAADRTGHMILQTLYQNCVKLGVNFYNEFYALDLVMNNGRPAGVVAYELATGELHVFQAKSVVFATGGFGKIFKTTSNAHTLTGDGVGIIWRKGLPLEDMEFYQFHPTGLAGLGILLTEGARGEGAILRNASGERFMERYAPTIKDLAPRDIVARCMVQEVLDGRGAGPHKDYVYLDCTHLGAEVLETKLPDITEFARTYLGVDPVVEPVPVFPTAHYAMGGIPTNINAEVLSDNDTVVPGLYAAGECACVSVHGSNRLGTNSLLDINVFGKRSGNAAAAYAQTAEFVDLPSDPSREIRELVDHFRNGNGTERVADLRRELQEAMDRGAQVFRTEESLTEVLGVIHDLRVRYTNVGVQDRGKRYNTDLLEAIELGFLLDLAEVLVFAARNRKESRGGHMRDDYPNRDDENYMQHTMTYLSGDPHSADPEDHIRLDWKPVVMVKNDEGELRYPPMERKY from the coding sequence GTGACCACCAACACCCACGAGGGCGAGGACATCACCGTCAAGGACGGCGTCACCCACCACCAGTTCGACGTCGTGATCGTCGGTGCCGGCGGTGCCGGCATGCGCGCGGCGATCGAGGCCGGGCCGAAGGCCAAGACGGCGGTGATCACCAAGCTCTACCCGACGCGTTCCCACACGGGTGCGGCGCAGGGCGGCATGGCTGCCGCGCTCGCCAACGTGGAGGACGACAACTGGGAATGGCACACGTTCGACACCGTCAAGGGCGGCGACTACCTGGTCGACCAGGACGCCGCTGAGATCCTCGCCAAAGAGGCGATCGACGCCGTCATCGACCTCGAAAACATGGGGTTGCCGTTCAACCGCACGCCAGAGGGCAAGATCGATCAGCGCCGCTTCGGCGGGCACACCCGCGATCACGGCAAGGCGCCGGTCCGGCGCGCCTGCTACGCGGCGGACCGCACCGGTCACATGATCTTGCAGACGCTCTACCAAAACTGCGTGAAGCTCGGCGTGAACTTCTACAACGAGTTCTATGCACTCGATCTCGTGATGAACAACGGCCGCCCCGCCGGCGTCGTCGCCTACGAACTCGCTACCGGCGAGCTCCACGTGTTCCAGGCCAAGTCGGTCGTCTTCGCGACCGGTGGGTTCGGCAAGATCTTCAAGACCACCTCGAACGCCCACACCCTCACGGGTGACGGCGTCGGCATCATCTGGCGCAAGGGCCTGCCCCTCGAGGACATGGAGTTCTACCAGTTCCATCCGACCGGTCTCGCCGGGCTCGGCATCCTCCTGACGGAGGGCGCGCGCGGCGAGGGAGCGATTCTCCGCAATGCGTCGGGCGAGCGGTTCATGGAGCGCTACGCCCCGACCATCAAGGACCTCGCCCCGCGCGACATCGTCGCACGATGCATGGTGCAGGAGGTGCTCGACGGCCGTGGCGCCGGCCCGCACAAGGATTACGTCTACCTCGACTGCACTCACCTGGGTGCCGAGGTGCTCGAGACGAAGCTCCCCGACATCACCGAGTTCGCGCGCACCTACCTCGGCGTCGACCCCGTGGTCGAGCCGGTGCCGGTCTTCCCGACTGCGCACTACGCGATGGGCGGGATCCCGACCAACATCAACGCGGAGGTCCTCTCCGACAACGACACCGTCGTCCCCGGTCTCTACGCGGCAGGTGAGTGCGCGTGCGTCTCGGTGCACGGGTCGAACCGCCTCGGCACGAACTCGCTGCTCGACATCAACGTGTTCGGCAAGCGCTCGGGCAACGCTGCAGCAGCCTACGCGCAGACCGCCGAGTTCGTCGATCTGCCATCGGATCCCTCGCGCGAGATCCGCGAGCTCGTCGACCACTTCCGCAACGGAAACGGTACGGAACGGGTCGCCGACCTGCGCCGCGAGCTGCAGGAGGCCATGGACCGCGGCGCGCAGGTGTTCCGCACCGAGGAGTCGCTCACCGAGGTGCTCGGGGTGATCCACGATCTCCGCGTGCGCTACACCAACGTCGGAGTGCAGGATCGCGGCAAGCGGTACAACACCGATCTGCTCGAAGCGATCGAGCTCGGATTCCTGCTCGACCTCGCCGAGGTGCTCGTGTTCGCCGCGCGCAACCGCAAGGAGAGCCGTGGCGGCCACATGCGCGACGACTACCCGAATCGCGACGACGAGAACTACATGCAGCACACCATGACCTATCTCTCGGGCGACCCCCACTCGGCCGACCCTGAGGACCACATCCGTCTCGACTGGAAGCCCGTCGTGATGGTGAAGAACGATGAGGGCGAGCTGAGATACCCGCCGATGGAGAGGAAGTACTGA
- a CDS encoding succinate dehydrogenase iron-sulfur subunit, with protein sequence MSTATAEVDQTPDAPDDAPKPFTVTLLIRRFNPENDRGVYWEDFDVPMYPTDRILDALHRIKWDQDGTLAFRRSCAHGICGSDAMRINGRNRLACKTLVKDLDISKPIYVEAIKGLPLEKDLIVDMEPFFESYRAVQPFLVANSAPEPGKERVQDIASRERFDDTTKCILCAACTSSCPVFWTDGQYFGPAAIVNAHRFIFDSRDDNAQVRLDILNDREGVWRCRTTFNCSEACPRGIQVTKAIAEVKAAIRTGKTS encoded by the coding sequence GTGAGCACAGCAACCGCTGAAGTCGATCAGACCCCTGACGCGCCGGACGACGCTCCGAAGCCGTTCACCGTCACCCTCCTGATCCGCCGGTTCAACCCGGAGAACGATCGAGGCGTGTACTGGGAGGACTTCGACGTTCCGATGTACCCCACGGACCGCATCCTCGATGCCCTGCACCGCATCAAGTGGGATCAGGACGGGACGCTCGCGTTCCGCCGCTCCTGCGCGCACGGCATCTGCGGTTCGGACGCCATGCGCATCAACGGGCGCAACCGTCTGGCCTGCAAGACTCTGGTCAAGGATCTCGACATCTCGAAGCCGATCTACGTCGAGGCGATCAAGGGTCTGCCCCTCGAGAAGGACCTCATCGTCGACATGGAGCCCTTCTTCGAGTCCTACCGGGCGGTGCAGCCGTTCCTCGTGGCGAACTCCGCGCCCGAGCCCGGCAAGGAGCGCGTGCAGGACATCGCGTCGCGCGAGCGCTTCGACGACACCACCAAGTGCATCCTCTGCGCCGCCTGCACCTCCTCGTGCCCGGTGTTCTGGACGGACGGTCAGTACTTCGGGCCGGCCGCCATCGTGAACGCGCACCGCTTCATCTTTGATTCGCGCGATGACAATGCGCAGGTGCGCCTCGACATCCTGAACGACCGTGAGGGCGTGTGGCGCTGCCGCACCACCTTCAACTGCTCCGAGGCATGCCCCCGTGGCATCCAGGTCACGAAGGCGATCGCCGAGGTCAAGGCCGCGATCCGGACCGGCAAGACCTCCTGA
- a CDS encoding YihY/virulence factor BrkB family protein — protein MTTPREHRVRADTGASSVSGRRGALDARPQRDDTDTGRTRALLEGGKRRWERARRSRAWRTVSRFTQVGGGVLSAGMSYQALFAVFAGLWLGFSAIGIWLRDREDLLDTLVDQINTLVPGLIGQSKNSLVSLQDLLNAPAVSVGSVIAGASLAFVAVLWFTGTRRAIRITFDLEVKEYRNWFLLKFRDLVLALCFSLAIIVSSALTLVSTSVFDTVLDWLGWGYDSWIVGGLGTAARYVAMYAFDVVVLMAMFRYLAEVRVPRRHLLVGCAAGAAATFLLKVAGAALLNGVTSNPLLAPFAVVIGLLLWFNFICRILLLTASWIATGEDEELGLPESG, from the coding sequence ATGACGACGCCCCGGGAGCACCGCGTACGCGCGGACACCGGGGCGTCGTCCGTTTCCGGAAGGCGGGGCGCGCTCGACGCGCGGCCGCAGCGAGACGACACCGACACCGGTCGCACGCGCGCGCTGCTGGAGGGCGGCAAGCGTCGCTGGGAACGCGCGCGTCGCTCCCGTGCCTGGCGCACCGTCTCCCGCTTCACCCAGGTGGGTGGGGGAGTGCTCTCGGCCGGCATGAGCTACCAGGCCCTCTTCGCCGTATTCGCCGGGCTGTGGCTCGGGTTCAGCGCCATCGGCATCTGGCTGCGCGACCGTGAGGACCTGCTCGACACCCTGGTCGATCAGATCAACACGCTCGTGCCAGGGCTCATCGGGCAGAGCAAGAACAGCCTCGTCTCGCTGCAGGATCTGCTCAACGCACCCGCGGTGAGTGTGGGCAGCGTCATCGCCGGCGCGTCGCTCGCGTTCGTCGCCGTGCTGTGGTTCACGGGTACTCGGCGCGCGATCCGGATCACCTTCGACCTCGAGGTGAAGGAATACCGCAACTGGTTCCTGCTGAAGTTCCGGGACCTCGTGCTCGCGCTCTGCTTCTCGCTCGCGATCATCGTGTCCTCGGCACTGACCCTCGTCAGCACGAGCGTGTTCGACACGGTGCTCGACTGGCTGGGGTGGGGGTACGACAGTTGGATCGTGGGCGGATTGGGCACCGCGGCCCGCTACGTCGCCATGTACGCGTTCGACGTCGTCGTGCTCATGGCGATGTTCCGCTACCTCGCCGAGGTGCGCGTGCCCAGGCGCCACCTGCTCGTCGGTTGCGCGGCCGGTGCCGCTGCGACCTTCCTGCTCAAGGTCGCAGGCGCCGCGCTGCTCAACGGGGTGACGAGCAATCCGCTGCTCGCACCCTTCGCCGTCGTGATCGGGCTGCTCCTGTGGTTCAACTTCATCTGCCGCATCCTGCTGCTCACCGCCTCCTGGATCGCCACGGGTGAGGACGAGGAGCTCGGGCTGCCGGAGTCCGGCTGA
- the guaD gene encoding guanine deaminase — MTLYRARVLDTPDNPFLGGRLRGEADCTIAVDEGGAIVFRGALEDARAIRPSDEIVDLRDGLLIPGMIDTHVHYPQVRAIGYLGKPLLEWLDRCALPEETRLADLGYAREVAAEFVTGLVTSGTTTALVFGSHFASAVDALFTEAARIGIRVTSGLVTSDRGLPEPLLTNPERSYAEGSALATRWHGVDRMRYAVTPRFSYSASEAQLESDAALLSALDEGWFTSHLNENGAEISAVADLFPDARDYLDTYDRAGLLQRRAVLAHNVHPTDVELARLAESGAAVAHCPTSNSTLASGFFPLGRHLEHGVRVAVGSDVGAGTGFSLFKEGVQAYFMQQLAPDGGADLTSTHLLHLVTAAGADALDLSDQVGDLSVGKRFDAVWVRPAAGEPLDIGFRHASSDEDALAKLFALGTPADVATVWVDGRVVTERDR; from the coding sequence ATGACGCTCTATCGCGCACGGGTGCTCGACACCCCGGACAACCCTTTCCTCGGCGGACGCCTGCGCGGCGAAGCCGACTGCACCATCGCCGTCGATGAGGGCGGAGCGATCGTGTTCCGAGGCGCACTCGAAGACGCACGTGCGATCCGCCCGTCCGATGAGATCGTCGACCTGCGAGACGGGCTCCTGATCCCCGGAATGATCGACACCCACGTCCACTACCCGCAGGTCCGCGCGATCGGATATCTCGGCAAACCGCTGCTCGAGTGGCTGGATCGATGCGCCCTACCAGAGGAGACGCGGCTCGCCGATCTCGGTTACGCCCGCGAGGTCGCTGCCGAGTTCGTGACGGGCCTCGTCACGAGCGGCACCACCACGGCGCTCGTCTTCGGGTCGCACTTCGCCTCCGCCGTCGATGCGCTGTTCACCGAGGCTGCGCGGATCGGCATCCGGGTCACCTCTGGCCTCGTCACGAGCGACCGTGGCCTGCCCGAACCGCTGCTCACGAACCCTGAGCGCTCCTATGCCGAGGGCTCCGCGCTCGCGACTCGCTGGCACGGAGTCGACCGCATGCGGTACGCGGTGACACCTCGCTTCTCGTATTCGGCGAGCGAGGCGCAGCTCGAGAGCGACGCTGCCCTGCTCTCCGCGCTCGACGAGGGATGGTTCACCTCCCACCTCAACGAGAACGGCGCTGAGATCTCGGCGGTCGCAGACCTCTTCCCCGACGCCCGCGACTACCTCGACACCTATGACCGAGCCGGTCTCCTGCAGCGACGGGCGGTGCTCGCCCATAATGTGCACCCGACGGACGTCGAGCTCGCCCGCCTCGCCGAGTCGGGCGCTGCGGTTGCGCACTGCCCGACTTCGAACTCGACCCTCGCGAGCGGCTTCTTCCCGCTCGGACGGCACCTCGAGCACGGTGTCAGGGTCGCCGTCGGGTCAGATGTCGGCGCTGGTACCGGCTTCTCTCTCTTCAAGGAGGGGGTGCAGGCCTACTTCATGCAGCAACTCGCACCGGACGGCGGCGCCGACCTGACGTCGACCCACCTGCTGCACCTGGTGACTGCCGCAGGTGCCGATGCGCTCGATCTCTCGGATCAGGTGGGCGACCTCTCCGTCGGTAAGCGGTTCGACGCCGTCTGGGTGCGTCCTGCTGCCGGGGAACCGCTCGACATCGGCTTCCGTCACGCCTCGAGCGATGAGGACGCGCTCGCGAAGCTCTTCGCCCTGGGAACGCCAGCAGACGTGGCGACGGTGTGGGTCGACGGGCGCGTCGTCACCGAACGCGACCGGTAG
- the xdhC gene encoding xanthine dehydrogenase accessory protein XdhC — translation MSWTDAVARLRAERRAAVLVTVIGVRGHAPREAGAKMVVADSETTGSIGGGNLEMTAVARSRELIATGADRPETLELRLNDRAPAEHGRQCCGGEVTILFEPLPVPPVVAIFGVGHIGLELTRILARQDMDLFITDSRPEQIDAAAGLESGEATVHLRRTVLGEEVVAELPPGSHVLIMTHDHAEDLHLCDAALRRRSELASVGLIGSSAKWQRFRKNLVEAGHAPELVDTITCPIGLPDLPGKGAATIAVGVAADLLRSFHTSDSGELT, via the coding sequence ATGAGCTGGACGGATGCCGTCGCTCGCCTCAGGGCGGAGCGACGCGCCGCCGTGCTCGTCACGGTGATCGGGGTGCGCGGCCACGCGCCCAGGGAAGCGGGCGCCAAGATGGTCGTTGCCGATTCGGAGACGACCGGGAGCATCGGAGGCGGGAACCTCGAGATGACGGCCGTGGCGCGATCGCGCGAGCTGATCGCCACGGGAGCCGACCGACCGGAGACGCTCGAGCTGCGCCTGAACGACCGCGCGCCGGCCGAGCACGGGCGTCAGTGCTGCGGCGGAGAGGTGACGATCCTATTTGAGCCGCTCCCCGTTCCTCCCGTCGTCGCGATCTTCGGTGTCGGGCACATCGGTCTCGAGCTCACGCGGATCCTCGCACGCCAGGACATGGACCTGTTCATCACCGACTCGCGCCCCGAGCAGATCGACGCCGCGGCCGGCCTCGAATCGGGCGAGGCGACGGTGCACCTGCGGCGCACCGTGCTCGGCGAGGAGGTCGTAGCGGAGCTTCCGCCGGGCAGCCACGTGCTCATCATGACGCACGATCACGCGGAGGACCTGCACCTGTGCGATGCGGCGCTGCGCCGCCGCTCCGAGCTGGCGTCTGTCGGCCTCATCGGCTCGTCGGCCAAGTGGCAGCGCTTCCGCAAGAACCTCGTCGAGGCGGGGCACGCCCCCGAGCTCGTCGACACCATCACCTGCCCGATCGGGCTCCCGGACCTGCCGGGGAAGGGCGCGGCGACAATCGCCGTCGGCGTGGCCGCCGACCTTCTCCGCAGTTTCCACACATCAGATTCAGGAGAACTCACATGA
- the xdhB gene encoding xanthine dehydrogenase molybdopterin binding subunit, with the protein MSSLSQRPQVAVVGEPLPHESAALHVTGQALYTDDLVYRMPGALHAYPVQSAHAHARILGLRTDPALEVPGVVLVLTADDVPGVNDAGAKHDEPLFPVDEIMFYGQAVCWVLGETLEAARQGAAAVEIDCEELPALITVPEAIAAESFHGVRPTMRRGDLDAGFAGADRVVEGEFEFAGQEHFYLETQASLAHIDENGQVFIQCSTQHPTETQDIVSHVLGISANEVTVQCLRMGGGFGGKEMQPHGYAAVAALGAKRTGRPVRVRLTRTQDMTMTGKRHGFHSSWRAGFTTDGVLTALDVTLTADGGWSLDLSEPVLARAMCHVDNAYWIPNIAVHGRIAQCHKTSQTAFRGFGGPQGMLVIEEILGRAAPQFGLSARELRRRNFYRPGQATPYGQPVRHADRLHTAWDQLIDTAEVERREAAIARFNSEHTHARRALALTPVKFGISFNLTAFNQGGALVLIYKDGSVLITHGGTEMGQGLHTKMLQVAATALGVSLGTVRLAPTRTDKVPNTSATAASSGSDLNGGAVKDACEQISARLAGVAATMLGVPAPDVRFADGVVSGLGTTETLTWEEVVRSAYMQRVQLSASGFYRTEGLYWDASVMQGEPFKYFAYGVAASEVEVNRFDGSYRLLRVDIVHDVGDSLSPLIDIGQIEGGFVQGAGWLTLEDLRWDTGDGPRRGRLATQAASTYKLPSFSEMPDEFNVSLLDQAHEEGAVYGSKAVGEPPLMLAFSVREAIRQAVAAFGPDSASPALASPATPESVFWAIESVAPRTP; encoded by the coding sequence ATGAGCTCGCTGTCCCAACGCCCCCAGGTCGCCGTCGTCGGCGAGCCCCTGCCCCACGAGAGTGCAGCCCTGCACGTCACGGGTCAGGCGCTCTACACCGACGATCTCGTGTACCGGATGCCGGGAGCGCTCCACGCGTACCCCGTGCAGTCGGCGCACGCGCACGCGCGCATCCTCGGCCTGCGCACCGACCCGGCACTCGAGGTTCCCGGAGTCGTCCTCGTCCTCACGGCGGACGACGTTCCCGGTGTCAACGACGCCGGGGCGAAGCACGACGAGCCGCTCTTCCCGGTCGATGAGATCATGTTCTACGGCCAGGCCGTCTGCTGGGTGCTCGGCGAGACCCTCGAGGCTGCGCGCCAGGGGGCCGCGGCCGTGGAGATCGACTGCGAAGAGCTGCCCGCTCTGATCACCGTTCCCGAGGCGATCGCGGCAGAGAGCTTCCACGGCGTCCGCCCCACGATGCGGCGCGGCGATCTCGACGCCGGTTTCGCCGGGGCTGATCGCGTCGTCGAGGGCGAGTTCGAATTCGCCGGGCAGGAGCACTTCTACCTCGAGACCCAGGCCTCTCTCGCGCACATCGACGAGAACGGACAGGTCTTCATCCAGTGCAGCACGCAGCATCCGACCGAGACGCAGGACATCGTCTCCCACGTGCTCGGGATCTCCGCGAACGAGGTGACGGTCCAGTGCCTGCGCATGGGAGGCGGGTTCGGCGGTAAGGAGATGCAGCCGCACGGCTACGCCGCTGTCGCCGCCCTCGGCGCGAAGCGCACCGGCAGGCCGGTCAGGGTGCGTCTCACCCGGACGCAGGACATGACGATGACGGGCAAGCGCCACGGGTTCCACTCGTCGTGGCGCGCGGGCTTCACGACCGACGGCGTGCTGACGGCGCTCGACGTGACCCTCACCGCTGACGGCGGGTGGAGCCTCGATCTCTCCGAGCCCGTGCTCGCCCGCGCCATGTGCCACGTCGACAACGCCTACTGGATCCCGAACATCGCGGTCCACGGTCGGATCGCGCAGTGCCACAAGACGTCGCAGACGGCGTTCCGCGGATTCGGCGGCCCGCAGGGCATGCTGGTCATCGAGGAGATCCTCGGCAGGGCTGCTCCGCAGTTCGGCCTCTCCGCACGCGAGCTGCGTCGCCGCAACTTTTACCGGCCTGGCCAGGCGACGCCGTACGGTCAGCCGGTGCGTCACGCCGACCGCCTGCACACGGCATGGGACCAGCTGATCGATACAGCAGAGGTCGAGCGCCGCGAAGCAGCGATCGCTCGCTTCAACAGCGAGCACACGCACGCGCGACGGGCGCTCGCGCTGACGCCTGTAAAGTTCGGCATCTCGTTCAACCTGACGGCGTTCAATCAGGGCGGTGCGCTCGTGCTGATCTACAAGGACGGCTCGGTACTGATCACCCACGGCGGAACCGAGATGGGCCAGGGACTCCACACCAAGATGCTGCAGGTCGCCGCCACCGCCCTCGGAGTTTCTCTGGGCACCGTTCGGCTCGCCCCGACACGGACCGACAAGGTGCCGAACACCTCGGCCACGGCGGCGAGTTCCGGGAGCGACCTCAACGGCGGAGCCGTGAAGGATGCCTGCGAGCAGATCTCCGCGAGACTCGCTGGGGTGGCGGCCACGATGCTCGGCGTGCCAGCGCCTGACGTCCGCTTCGCTGACGGCGTCGTCTCCGGTCTCGGGACCACGGAAACGCTGACATGGGAGGAGGTCGTGCGCTCCGCGTACATGCAGCGGGTCCAGCTCTCGGCCTCCGGCTTCTACCGCACCGAGGGGCTCTACTGGGACGCCTCAGTGATGCAGGGCGAACCTTTCAAGTACTTCGCATACGGTGTGGCGGCGAGCGAGGTCGAGGTCAACCGCTTCGACGGCTCCTATCGTCTGCTCCGCGTCGATATCGTCCACGACGTCGGCGACTCGCTCTCGCCGCTCATCGATATCGGCCAGATCGAGGGCGGATTCGTCCAGGGCGCCGGCTGGTTGACGCTCGAGGATCTGCGCTGGGACACCGGAGACGGTCCGCGACGCGGTCGTCTCGCGACCCAGGCGGCGAGCACCTACAAGCTGCCCAGCTTCTCCGAGATGCCAGACGAGTTCAACGTGTCGCTCCTCGATCAAGCCCATGAGGAGGGTGCCGTCTACGGGTCGAAAGCCGTCGGTGAGCCGCCGCTGATGCTCGCGTTCTCGGTGCGCGAAGCGATTCGGCAGGCCGTCGCCGCGTTCGGCCCGGACTCGGCGAGCCCCGCACTCGCCTCGCCTGCGACGCCCGAGTCGGTGTTCTGGGCGATCGAGTCGGTCGCGCCTCGCACGCCATGA
- a CDS encoding xanthine dehydrogenase small subunit, translating into MKSTVNGTSFEIDGNVHTSALDFLRSRGLTGCKEGCAEGECGACAVLVAKPDGEGSRWTAVNACLLPAPALDGQEVLTAEGLGSPTDLHPVQREMAERGGSQCGYCTPGFICSMAAEFYRPDRHAAGDASDDPGDEAEPPESGLTHAEHGPPVEEGENGFDLHALSGNLCRCTGYRPIRDAAFALGFPEQGDAIAERRDAPAPDARPVDVSDGTARYRRPASLAEALEILRDVPDTQVVAGCTDWGVEVGVGGKRASSMLAIDRLPELRRIDWSDERIELGAALTLSELERETTGRLPLLAELIPQFASRLIRNSATIGGNIGTGSPIGDAPPVLLALEATLVLASADGEREVPLDEYFTGYRQTVRRRDELITAVRIPLPLAPLTRFHKVAKRRFDDISSVAVAYALTIEDGTVSRARIGLGGVAATPLRARETERALEGQPWNADTARSASAILVSEGTPMDDHRASARYRSAMLGTSLERFFAETDDAARGGRVLPPGFRPTGRKVVSR; encoded by the coding sequence ATGAAATCGACCGTCAACGGAACGTCATTCGAGATCGATGGGAACGTGCACACCAGTGCCCTCGACTTCCTGCGCAGCCGCGGCCTGACCGGCTGCAAGGAGGGGTGCGCCGAGGGCGAGTGCGGGGCATGCGCCGTGCTCGTTGCGAAGCCCGACGGCGAGGGATCGCGCTGGACCGCGGTGAACGCGTGCCTGCTGCCTGCGCCCGCTCTGGACGGGCAGGAGGTCCTCACAGCGGAGGGCCTCGGCAGTCCGACGGATCTCCACCCGGTGCAACGCGAGATGGCGGAGCGCGGCGGGTCGCAGTGCGGTTACTGCACACCGGGATTCATCTGCAGCATGGCCGCGGAGTTCTATCGGCCCGACCGCCACGCCGCTGGCGACGCATCCGACGACCCGGGTGACGAGGCGGAACCGCCGGAGTCCGGCCTCACGCACGCCGAGCACGGCCCACCGGTCGAAGAAGGCGAGAACGGATTCGACCTGCATGCGCTCTCCGGCAACCTGTGCCGCTGCACGGGCTACCGGCCGATCCGCGACGCCGCGTTCGCGCTCGGCTTCCCCGAGCAGGGCGACGCGATCGCCGAGCGGCGCGATGCTCCGGCGCCCGATGCCCGGCCCGTCGACGTGAGCGACGGCACCGCACGGTACCGCCGTCCAGCCTCGCTCGCCGAGGCGCTCGAGATCCTGCGCGATGTTCCCGACACCCAGGTCGTGGCCGGGTGCACCGACTGGGGCGTCGAGGTCGGCGTCGGCGGCAAGCGGGCCAGCTCGATGCTCGCGATCGACCGTCTTCCCGAATTGCGCCGGATCGACTGGTCGGACGAGCGGATCGAACTCGGGGCAGCGCTGACGCTCTCCGAGCTTGAGCGCGAGACCACCGGACGTCTCCCCCTGCTCGCCGAACTCATCCCGCAATTCGCCTCCCGCCTCATCAGGAACAGCGCCACCATCGGCGGCAACATCGGGACAGGGTCGCCCATCGGCGACGCCCCGCCCGTGCTGCTCGCGCTCGAGGCCACGCTCGTCCTCGCGTCGGCCGACGGCGAGCGCGAGGTGCCGCTCGACGAGTACTTCACGGGATACCGCCAGACCGTCCGTCGGAGAGACGAGCTGATCACCGCAGTCCGCATCCCTCTCCCGCTCGCACCGCTCACCCGCTTCCACAAAGTGGCGAAGCGCCGCTTCGACGACATTTCGAGTGTTGCAGTGGCCTACGCACTGACCATTGAAGACGGTACCGTCTCACGGGCGCGCATCGGTCTGGGCGGAGTCGCCGCGACGCCGCTCCGCGCGCGGGAGACGGAGCGCGCACTCGAGGGGCAGCCGTGGAACGCGGATACCGCACGCAGCGCCTCGGCGATCCTCGTCTCGGAGGGCACCCCGATGGACGATCATCGTGCGAGTGCTCGCTACCGTTCGGCGATGCTCGGCACCTCACTCGAGCGATTCTTCGCGGAGACCGATGACGCCGCACGCGGAGGTCGGGTGCTCCCACCGGGATTCCGACCGACCGGCCGAAAGGTGGTGTCGCGATGA